Below is a genomic region from Dehalococcoides mccartyi.
AGTATTCATATTTCCACCAAGGCAATCCGTTTCCAAAAGCAGAATAACGGGCAAGTGAAGCTTGAAATGCAAACCCGTGAAGGGAAAATTGATGAAATTGCGGCTGAAGCAGTACTGGTTGCAGTGGGCAGGCGGGCAAATGTAAGCGGGCTTGGGCTGGAAAAAGTCGGGGTAAAATATACCTCACGGGGTATCAGTGTTGATAAAAAACTTCAAACCAGCTCTTCAAATATATTTGCAGCCGGTGATGTCGCAGGGCCTATCCAGTTGGGCATGATGGCTGAAAAACAGGCTATTTTGGCAGCAAGTAACGCCTGCTTGCCATTTAAACAAAGCATCAGGTATGAAGATGTGGCTTGGGTAACGTATTCTGAACCTCAAATGGCCCATATAGGTTTGACCGAAGATGAGGCCAGACGGAAATACGGTAATAATGTGCGTATTATCCGCTATCCGCTAAACAAGGTGCGCAGGGCGGTTATGGATCACGACATTCGCGGTATGTGTAAATTTATGCTGGATAAAAAAGACAGGCTGATAGGGGCACAACTGCTGTGTTCACATGCCGAAAACCTTATTCACGAGCTGCAAATAGTAAAATGTCTTCACAAGCCGTTTTTAAAACTGCATAGCATTCCCCATATTTATCCTACTTATGAAGAGGGGATAATAAAACGGGCGGCAGATATCAGCTATACTATGAAAATGCGCCGTAATCCGCTTATCAGGCTGGTACTGCGTTACTGGCCTGGTTATAAAGATAAGCTGGATGCAGTGATAAATCGCCTCTGAACGTTATTGGCGATATACTCATGGGAAAGAAAGATGGAGCGGGAGACGGGGCTCGAACCCGCGACAGCCTGCTTGGAAGGCAGGAACTCTACCACTGAGTTACTCCCGC
It encodes:
- a CDS encoding dihydrolipoyl dehydrogenase family protein — protein: MKYQYDLVVIGGGLAGFTAAVFANGLGKKVALVERGKLGGACTWNACVPSKALLQIGLRIQQIEKYNRNGVKLASVNLQPGNIMSYLHSILGDIARIDDFDNLGNIGINILKGEAVFTDHHYINLNGQVISAKRFIIATGSSPAIPPVEGLVDIPFYTNETVFDINTIPSSMIVLGGGPAGIELGLAFAWLGCKVDIVEMADHILPKDDTELSELLFEYLNVEENLSIHISTKAIRFQKQNNGQVKLEMQTREGKIDEIAAEAVLVAVGRRANVSGLGLEKVGVKYTSRGISVDKKLQTSSSNIFAAGDVAGPIQLGMMAEKQAILAASNACLPFKQSIRYEDVAWVTYSEPQMAHIGLTEDEARRKYGNNVRIIRYPLNKVRRAVMDHDIRGMCKFMLDKKDRLIGAQLLCSHAENLIHELQIVKCLHKPFLKLHSIPHIYPTYEEGIIKRAADISYTMKMRRNPLIRLVLRYWPGYKDKLDAVINRL